A DNA window from Parafrankia irregularis contains the following coding sequences:
- a CDS encoding universal stress protein: protein MDRTILVGVDGSTGSEEALRWAFREARLRRRPVTALLAWGTDGLPRELHRRAGRADHAELEASAVAALDQAIERADANGVEVHPMLVEAAPAVALEENAPGAEMIVVGSHGHGPITRVLAGSVAQTVVNHVQVPVVVVRGRTTQRPNGQRPNGQRPDSERPDSQRRPVVVGVDGSGNSVGALRWAAQAAALRRAPLRVVFALGRTDPLYPELMISGQVDLLRRAQAMLEETVGKGLASAAEVAVDTVVAPDAPSVALLHEAELAQLLVVGRRGHGGFADLLLGSVSHQCLLHAACPVAVVHDEAAGG from the coding sequence ATGGACAGAACAATTCTTGTCGGTGTGGACGGATCCACCGGCTCCGAAGAAGCTCTGCGCTGGGCTTTCCGTGAGGCGCGGCTGCGCCGCCGGCCGGTGACCGCACTGCTGGCCTGGGGCACGGACGGATTACCGCGGGAGCTGCACCGCCGGGCCGGCCGGGCCGACCACGCCGAGCTCGAGGCCTCGGCCGTCGCGGCGCTGGACCAGGCCATCGAACGCGCCGACGCCAATGGCGTCGAGGTGCATCCGATGCTGGTCGAGGCGGCACCCGCGGTCGCGCTGGAGGAGAACGCACCAGGCGCCGAGATGATCGTCGTCGGATCGCACGGCCACGGGCCCATCACCCGGGTCCTGGCGGGCTCGGTGGCGCAGACCGTCGTCAACCACGTCCAGGTCCCCGTGGTCGTCGTCAGGGGACGAACCACGCAGCGTCCGAACGGCCAGCGTCCGAACGGCCAGCGCCCTGACAGCGAGCGGCCCGACAGCCAGCGCAGGCCGGTCGTGGTCGGCGTCGACGGTTCGGGGAACTCCGTGGGCGCGCTGCGCTGGGCCGCCCAGGCAGCGGCCCTGCGGCGGGCGCCCCTGCGGGTCGTGTTCGCGCTCGGCCGCACGGATCCGCTGTACCCGGAGCTGATGATCAGCGGGCAGGTGGACCTGCTGCGACGGGCCCAGGCGATGCTGGAGGAGACGGTGGGCAAGGGGCTTGCCAGCGCCGCGGAGGTGGCGGTCGACACCGTTGTCGCCCCGGACGCGCCCAGCGTCGCCCTGCTGCACGAGGCGGAGCTCGCGCAGCTGCTCGTCGTCGGGCGCCGCGGCCACGGCGGCTTCGCGGATCTGCTGCTCGGTTCGGTCAGCCATCAGTGCCTGCTGCACGCGGCATGCCCGGTGGCCGTCGTTCACGACGAGGCCGCAGGAGGCTGA
- the ppk2 gene encoding polyphosphate kinase 2: MPDRPEAAPEAVDTAPARLSKAAYEKELVRLQTELVRMQEWLVVTGGRLVVVMEGRDTSGKGGTIKRLTERLNPRHYRVVALGTPTERERSQWYFQRYITHLPSAGEIVFFDRSWYNRAGVERVMGFCTDEEYDEFLRTCPQLERALVRSGITLVKYWLSLSDEEQERRFTDRIRNPEKRWKLSDLDLQARAHWVDYAEAKDEMFAYTDIRQAPWYVVDADDKRSARLNLISHLLSMVPYEPVHHPEVKLPHRQQRAYKRPPIDSQTWVPRRYVVD; encoded by the coding sequence GTGCCTGACCGGCCGGAGGCGGCCCCGGAGGCCGTCGACACCGCACCTGCCCGGCTGTCCAAGGCCGCGTACGAGAAGGAGCTCGTCCGGCTGCAGACCGAGCTGGTGCGGATGCAGGAGTGGCTCGTCGTCACCGGCGGCCGCCTCGTGGTTGTGATGGAGGGCCGGGACACCTCCGGCAAGGGCGGGACCATCAAGCGGCTGACCGAGCGGCTCAACCCACGGCACTACCGGGTGGTCGCCCTGGGCACGCCGACCGAGCGGGAACGGTCCCAGTGGTACTTCCAGCGCTACATCACCCATCTGCCGTCGGCCGGGGAGATCGTCTTCTTCGATCGAAGCTGGTACAACCGGGCCGGGGTGGAACGGGTCATGGGTTTCTGTACGGACGAGGAATACGACGAGTTCCTGCGGACCTGCCCGCAGCTCGAACGCGCGTTGGTCCGTTCGGGAATCACCCTGGTCAAGTACTGGCTGTCGTTGAGCGACGAGGAACAGGAGCGCCGCTTCACCGACCGGATCCGGAATCCGGAGAAGCGGTGGAAACTCTCCGATCTCGACCTGCAGGCCCGCGCCCACTGGGTCGACTACGCCGAGGCCAAGGACGAGATGTTCGCGTACACGGACATCCGGCAGGCGCCCTGGTATGTGGTCGACGCGGACGACAAGCGCAGCGCGCGGCTGAACCTCATCAGCCATCTGCTGTCGATGGTCCCGTACGAGCCGGTCCACCACCCCGAGGTGAAGCTGCCGCACCGCCAGCAGCGTGCCTACAAGCGCCCGCCGATCGACAGCCAGACCTGGGTCCCGCGCCGGTACGTCGTCGACTGA